In a genomic window of Erigeron canadensis isolate Cc75 chromosome 5, C_canadensis_v1, whole genome shotgun sequence:
- the LOC122601127 gene encoding ankyrin repeat-containing protein ITN1-like: MAASTSNNNNPSIIVEVKDDPYSYPYPYPYPSHVIAPHFVTVKLGDKSKYNTWKTQMLCLFSSHGMLGFIDGTFVSPDDGQNEKGRGAEDMKEAWKRSDSLVKGWILGSLSEDAAIKVVNRLTRKHKESNFTAKHAWDELQSNYGPSVDHQMAVADEEEITSKGDSEPEDAKSKVELTRKEETEEDKRQQTRIQNIYWNIVSGDSSDVLYYLKQEGLAPTDKLTHNGNTTLHVAVGSSTKNHQLLKDLLDMVPTENTLLLNLVNSDGSTLLHVAAIVGNTEAASILVERNPDFLLARDKEGYTPLAVSLLNMQIDTYWRLLHLAKATDYHKTLFSGTRGDELLVLAISYVALDISWEYKTKYSEVVLMTLAQNYPSKPNFWERLKATRPGDVHYFLDYDYAYNLLRRVCEAIDTTNGNHCYLNPVFEATRLNKPEFCKDIMKIFPDMIWSTNEDGHNFIQYAVINRSENIYNLLYQMSEHKNIYKTIKDSYGNNLLHLAARLAPSNKLSLISGAALQLQRELQWFKEVEGFVRPINKIQKNSYGETPEMVFTCEHKDLAIEGEKWMKATAESYTITAALITTIVFAAAITVPGGNKDTGIPIFSNKAAFTIFAISNAISLFTAVTSLLMFLSILTTRFAEQDFLFKLPKRLIIGLAALFISTTSMIIAFGATLLLVFGQGSSWILLPIGVLTCLPITSFVTLQFPLIADLINATYFRSIFVKEKFHDYSYGHKRDFFY; encoded by the exons ATGGCAGCTTCAACATCCAACAACAATAATCCGAGCATCATAGTTGAAGTTAAAGACGATCCATACTCATACCCATACCCATACCCATACCCATCACATGTTATAGCTCCACATTTTGTTACTGTGAAGCTGGGTGATAAGAGCAAGTACAACACTTGGAAAACACAGATGCTATGTCTCTTCTCGAGTCACGGAATGCTTGGTTTCATTGATGGAACATTTGTAAGTCCCGATGATGGTCAAAATGAAAAAGGGAGAGGTGCGGAAGATATGAAGGAGGCATGGAAGAGATCAGATTCACTAGTCAAAGGTTGGATTCTTGGTTCACTCTCTGAAGATGCCGCCATTAAAGTTGTCAATCGCCTGACACGGAAGCACAAAGAGTCTAATTTTACTGCAAAACATGCATGGGATGAGCTACAGAGTAATTATGGTCCTTCAGTAGATCATCAAATGGCAGTAGCAG atgaagaagaaattACAAGTAAAGGGGATTCAGAACCTGAAGATGCAAAGTCGAAAGTTGAATTAACAAGAAAGGAAGAAACCGAAGAAGATAAGAGACAACAGACTAGAATCCAAAATATTTATTGGAATATCGTAAGTGGAGATTCGAGTGATGtgttatattatctaaaacaaGAAGGTCTTGCACCCACGGACAAGCTAACCCATAATGGCAACACAACACTGCACGTAGCAGTGGGTTCTTCAACCAAAAATCATCAATTGTTAAAAGATTTGTTAGATATGGTACCAACAGAGAACACACTACTATTGAATTTGGTAAACTCGGATGGAAGCACCTTGCTTCATGTAGCTGCTATTGTTGGCAACACTGAAGCTGCTAGCATCTTGGTTGAAAGAAACCCAGATTTTTTATTGGCCAGGGATAAGGAAGGTTACACACCATTAGCCGTGTCCCTTTTGAATATGCAAATTGATACCTATTGGCGTCTGTTGCACCTCGCCAAAGCCACAGATTATCACAAAACTCTGTTTTCTGGCACGCGTGGTGATGAGCTTCTAGTTCTAGCTATCTCTT ACGTAGCACTGGACATCTCGTGGGAATACAAAACCAAATATAGTGAAGTTGTGCTAATGACTTTAGCTCAAAACTATCCAAGTAAACCCAACTTCTGGGAAAGGTTGAAAG CAACGCGACCCGGTGACGTCCACTACTTTCTCGATTATGATTATGCCTACAACCTATTAAGGCGCGTATGTGAAGCAATAGACACCACCAATGGTAACCATTGTTACCTCAATCCTGTTTTTGAAGCCACAAGACTAAATAAACCCGAGTTTTGTAAAGATATCATGAAAATATTCCCGGATATGATTTGGAGTACCAATGAAGATGGGCACAACTTTATCCAGTATGCAGTGATAAATCGTTCGGAAAACATTTACAACCTGTTGTACCAGATGAGCGAGCATAagaatatttataaaacaatcAAAGACTCTTATGGGAACAACCTCTTGCATTTGGCTGCAAGATTAGCACCTTCAAACAAATTGAGTCTTATATCAGGTGCAGCTTTGCAATTACAGCGGGAACTCCAATGGTTTAAG GAAGTAGAAGGATTCGTACGTCCCATaaacaaaattcaaaagaaCTCTTATGGTGAAACACCTGAAATGGTATTTACTTGCGAACATAAGGACTTGGCGATTGAAGGAGAAAAATGGATGAAGGCAACTGCAGAGTCGTACACGATTACAGCTGCTCTCATCACCACAATCGTATTTGCAGCGGCTATTACAGTACCGGGAGGAAACAAGGATACAGGGATACCAATTTTTTCCAACAAGGCAGCTTTCACAATATTTGCAATATCAAATGCCATATCATTATTCACGGCTGTTACATcattgttaatgtttttatcaATCCTCACCACACGTTTCGCTGAACAAGACTTTCTATTCAAGTTGCCTAAAAGGTTGATTATTGGTCTTGCTGCCTTGTTCATCTCGACGACGTCAATGATCATAGCTTTTGGTGCAACATTACTCCTTGTGTTTGGACAAGGGAGCTCATGGATTCTTCTTCCAATAGGGGTATTGACATGCTTACCAATTACTTCTTTTGTGACATTGCAATTTCCTCTTATTGCCGACTTGATAAATGCCACATATTTTCGTAGTATCTTTGTTAAAGAGAAATTTCATGACTATAGCTATGGGCATAAGCGTGACTTCTTCTACTAA